From the Simplicispira suum genome, the window TTGCGCAGACTGCCGCGCAGAGCGGCGAAGGCCGCCCCAAGGTCTTCTGAAGTTGTGGGCGCAGCCAGCAGCGTTTCCACTTCAGCCACAACAAGCCGCCTGCGACGCTGACGAACCGTTCGGGATGCAGCAAGCAGCCTTGGCAGAAGGCGCATCCTGATCCGACCCGCGAAGAGGAATGCAGCATGCACCCGTCTGATGTGCCGTGTCGCTGCCAAATTCAGGTGCATCAGACACCGTGTGAAAATGCTCCCACGCCAGTCCTTGCGGATCAATCGTCCAATGCTTTTCGCTATTGGAATAGCAGCAGGCGGATTTTTCCTGATCCAACACTTCTCCCGGAGATGCTGCGTCCGCCCGTGTTTTTAATTCAGCGAGTTCTTGCACTGAATCGGCCTGGAAGCCGAAGTGGTTCACGCCGACCGCGTGACCTCTCGCAGAAATCGCAAAATTGATTCGTGGATCGTCGAGCATCCACTTTGCGTAGTCATCTTGCTTTTTTGTAGGCGGCTGGCCGAACAGCTTGCTATAGAAATCGATGCTGGTCTCCATGTTCTCTACGGCAACGTGGGCGTGAAAGCGTTTCATGTCTAGCTCCTGTCTGGTCGCATCAAGATGGATGCACCTGTATAGACGCAGAAAACACAAAAAGGTCGCAAGCGATGCCTTGTGCCTAATAAAAAAGGAAGCGGCTGGCCGGGGAACAGGGCGCCAGGCTGACAGGTGAGAGAGCGAAAATCATGCGCCACCCCATTTGCTTCGAAATATGAAATACACCGCGCCAAGAATGCAGAACGCTGCCCAAAGATAATCGAGCTTCAGTGGCTCCTTCATGTAGAAAAAGGCAAACGGAACAAAAACGGTGAGCGTGATTACTTCCTGCAGAATTTTGAGCTGACCGAGCGGCAAGGCCGTATACCCGATACGGTTTGCGGGAACCTGCAGCATGTACTCAAAGAACGCAA encodes:
- a CDS encoding DMT family protein, giving the protein MRAIGLTVLLLSLSNVFMTFAWYAHLKDLSAKPWFVAALVSWGIAFFEYMLQVPANRIGYTALPLGQLKILQEVITLTVFVPFAFFYMKEPLKLDYLWAAFCILGAVYFIFRSKWGGA
- a CDS encoding VOC family protein, whose translation is MKRFHAHVAVENMETSIDFYSKLFGQPPTKKQDDYAKWMLDDPRINFAISARGHAVGVNHFGFQADSVQELAELKTRADAASPGEVLDQEKSACCYSNSEKHWTIDPQGLAWEHFHTVSDAPEFGSDTAHQTGACCIPLRGSDQDAPSAKAACCIPNGSSASQAACCG